A window of Pirellula sp. SH-Sr6A contains these coding sequences:
- the xseA gene encoding exodeoxyribonuclease VII large subunit: protein MSGFLWSEDEDSFFGNEEVGASSRSAKGAKKAKAAPGASSDAPLSVTQLNEWVKKLVTQSIPTVWVSGEIGNLVQSSAGHVYFTLKDASGQLAAVLWRSTWEKLGVELREGMAVIVQGRIDVYAPRGTYQIVVQKIEEQGIGALQAAFRRLFAKLQKEGLFEAENKKPLPRFPQRIGFVTSPSGAAIHDFAQVLRRRWPLATVIIIPAKVQGEGAAEEIAKGIKVAAMLNPPLDVLVVGRGGGSLEDLWAFNEEEVVRAVAACPLPTISAVGHEIDVTLCDLAADVRALTPSEAAERVAPSKEEFLDYLDITRERLGLAIQAQWERSTAKLDAMTSRPVVDEPLRLLEVPTQRLDEVMRDLDDTLDRRVDQTQQQLERFAQVLEALSPLKTLARGYSLTLDAESGSVQFDAESVPIGARIVSVLSNGKLMSTVTERISEK from the coding sequence ATGAGCGGATTTCTTTGGAGCGAAGACGAAGACAGCTTCTTTGGTAATGAAGAGGTCGGTGCATCCAGTCGTTCAGCCAAAGGAGCCAAAAAAGCAAAGGCGGCTCCGGGGGCTAGCTCCGACGCTCCCCTTTCCGTGACGCAGCTCAACGAGTGGGTCAAGAAGTTGGTGACCCAATCGATCCCGACCGTTTGGGTATCGGGAGAAATCGGGAACCTAGTGCAATCGTCTGCTGGGCATGTCTACTTCACATTGAAAGACGCATCGGGACAGCTAGCTGCAGTTCTCTGGCGATCGACTTGGGAAAAACTCGGCGTCGAACTTCGCGAAGGAATGGCTGTCATCGTCCAAGGTCGAATCGATGTCTACGCCCCCCGCGGAACCTACCAGATCGTCGTGCAGAAGATCGAGGAGCAAGGCATCGGAGCTTTGCAGGCTGCGTTCCGTCGTCTGTTCGCGAAGCTTCAGAAAGAGGGGCTCTTCGAAGCGGAAAACAAAAAGCCGTTGCCTCGCTTTCCTCAGCGAATCGGATTCGTAACAAGTCCATCGGGGGCGGCCATTCACGACTTTGCCCAAGTTCTTCGGCGACGATGGCCATTGGCAACGGTGATAATCATCCCAGCCAAAGTGCAAGGTGAAGGAGCGGCCGAGGAAATTGCCAAGGGAATCAAAGTGGCGGCCATGCTCAATCCCCCGTTGGATGTCCTCGTAGTTGGTCGGGGGGGAGGTTCGCTCGAAGATCTATGGGCTTTCAATGAAGAAGAAGTCGTCCGAGCCGTAGCCGCTTGCCCACTCCCAACCATATCCGCAGTGGGGCACGAGATTGATGTTACGTTGTGCGATCTCGCGGCCGATGTCCGAGCCCTTACGCCATCGGAAGCCGCCGAACGCGTCGCTCCTAGCAAGGAAGAGTTTCTGGATTATCTCGACATCACGCGAGAGAGACTTGGGTTGGCAATTCAAGCCCAATGGGAGCGATCTACCGCGAAGCTGGACGCGATGACCTCTCGCCCCGTGGTCGACGAACCACTTCGATTGCTCGAAGTACCCACGCAGCGCCTGGACGAAGTCATGCGCGATCTCGACGACACTCTCGACCGCCGAGTGGACCAAACGCAACAACAATTGGAACGCTTTGCACAAGTCCTCGAGGCGCTCAGCCCTCTAAAAACACTCGCGCGAGGCTATTCGCTCACATTGGATGCCGAATCAGGATCGGTTCAATTCGATGCGGAGAGCGTCCCAATTGGTGCTCGCATCGTCTCGGTGCTCTCCAACGGAAAACTAATGAGCACGGTGACCGAAAGAATTTCGGAAAAATGA
- a CDS encoding lysophospholipid acyltransferase family protein produces the protein MAGTPIVNRLRSAMRAMAIRVAGNSIASVLVGWSQTLDAKILRDDPSLDPISDRFTGPAIYVFWHEYMLVPCCMRRDTGLVLLASRHRDADWLIGLAKGFGYDAVRGSTANGGAQAVLKIVKQLRGKSLVITPDGPLGPRRVASSGCIYLASLLGIPIVPLGCGYEAPWRFQRAWDCFAIPKPGSRVRSIMGEAIRVPKKISRDEVEAMREKVESSLEAATLQAESWAQTGESIDGEAPFFAASAGTIHL, from the coding sequence ATGGCAGGTACGCCCATAGTGAATCGATTGCGTTCCGCGATGCGAGCAATGGCGATCCGCGTTGCGGGGAATTCGATCGCGTCAGTCTTAGTCGGCTGGTCTCAAACATTGGATGCAAAGATCTTGCGCGACGATCCGTCTCTCGATCCTATTTCGGATCGCTTTACGGGCCCGGCAATCTACGTGTTTTGGCACGAATACATGTTGGTTCCTTGCTGCATGCGTCGCGACACGGGATTGGTCCTTCTGGCCAGTCGCCATCGAGACGCCGACTGGTTAATCGGACTTGCAAAAGGATTCGGATACGACGCAGTGCGCGGTTCGACGGCCAATGGGGGCGCCCAGGCGGTATTAAAGATCGTCAAGCAGCTTCGCGGTAAGAGTTTGGTGATTACGCCCGATGGACCGCTTGGCCCTCGACGCGTCGCATCCAGCGGATGTATCTACTTAGCCAGTTTGCTTGGAATTCCAATTGTCCCCCTCGGTTGCGGGTACGAGGCCCCATGGCGTTTCCAACGAGCATGGGACTGTTTTGCAATCCCGAAACCCGGCTCGAGAGTTCGATCGATCATGGGTGAGGCGATCCGAGTCCCAAAGAAGATCTCGCGCGATGAAGTCGAAGCGATGCGGGAGAAGGTGGAGTCCAGTCTCGAGGCGGCCACGCTGCAAGCGGAATCATGGGCTCAAACCGGTGAATCCATCGACGGAGAAGCCCCGTTCTTCGCCGCCTCAGCAGGAACTATTCACCTATGA
- the dapF gene encoding diaminopimelate epimerase, translating into MMSKTIEFTKMHGAGNDYVYINGFDTQLPDDLEKLAIDISHRRFGVGGDGMILILPSDKADARMRMFNADGSESEMCGNGIRCVAKFVHDHGIAKKERLAIETGAGVLQLELDIQDGLAERITVDMGEPRLEGAKIPTTLVQPTESAINIPLEYRGHKLYATCVSMGNPHCVIFVPEATDELVLGIGPLIERDDRFPKRTNVEFVEVLARGEVRQRTWERGSGETWACGTGASAVCVAGVLTGHTDRTILNNLLGGQLMLRWDEASNHVFMTGPATEVFTGRWQVRP; encoded by the coding sequence ATGATGTCGAAAACAATCGAATTTACAAAGATGCACGGTGCCGGCAACGACTACGTGTACATCAACGGATTTGACACACAGCTTCCCGATGATCTGGAGAAGCTCGCGATCGATATCTCTCATCGCCGATTCGGCGTGGGTGGCGATGGCATGATTCTGATCTTGCCTAGCGACAAGGCAGACGCGCGGATGCGCATGTTCAATGCCGATGGCAGTGAGTCGGAGATGTGCGGGAATGGTATTCGCTGTGTCGCCAAATTCGTACACGACCACGGTATCGCAAAGAAGGAACGGCTCGCCATTGAGACGGGCGCCGGAGTTCTTCAGCTTGAGCTCGACATCCAGGACGGATTAGCGGAACGCATTACCGTCGATATGGGGGAACCCCGACTCGAAGGTGCCAAGATCCCGACAACTTTGGTGCAACCCACCGAATCAGCGATCAATATTCCCCTCGAGTATCGAGGGCATAAGCTCTACGCGACCTGTGTCTCCATGGGGAACCCGCATTGCGTAATTTTCGTCCCGGAAGCGACCGATGAATTGGTCTTGGGTATCGGTCCCTTGATCGAACGAGATGATCGATTTCCCAAACGGACCAACGTCGAATTCGTCGAGGTCCTGGCACGCGGTGAAGTGCGCCAGCGAACTTGGGAGCGAGGCTCCGGCGAGACTTGGGCATGCGGGACTGGGGCGAGCGCTGTATGCGTAGCGGGTGTTTTAACTGGCCATACCGACCGCACAATTCTTAACAATCTACTTGGTGGGCAATTGATGCTCCGCTGGGATGAGGCCTCCAACCACGTCTTCATGACCGGGCCAGCGACGGAGGTATTCACCGGAAGATGGCAGGTACGCCCATAG
- a CDS encoding FHA domain-containing protein, protein MTKLTLRIVQGADRGKVYSDLKTPITIGREEGNSIQLNDERISRFHCKIQEDNDHLVLTDLESTNGTRVNGQDCQLRILRFGDLIHVGRSMLLFGTHEQIASRVQENQTSIEEAQSKKGAASEDLGDFDLAPGLAESVRMLRDLNQPPQLPDRLSPSQAAQLAELFEYFHARLGEVIETVHIHDKKPKIEIDLGTWQLMLQMYSRLAELIRGIADPEFRLPG, encoded by the coding sequence ATGACGAAATTGACGCTCCGGATTGTTCAAGGAGCCGATCGTGGGAAAGTCTATTCCGACCTCAAAACCCCCATCACGATCGGCCGTGAGGAGGGAAACTCGATTCAGCTCAATGACGAGCGAATCAGTCGCTTTCACTGCAAGATTCAGGAAGACAACGACCACCTCGTCCTGACAGACTTGGAAAGCACGAATGGGACTCGCGTGAACGGACAGGACTGCCAACTTCGTATCCTGCGATTTGGGGACCTGATCCATGTCGGTCGAAGCATGCTGTTGTTTGGCACCCACGAGCAGATCGCGTCGCGCGTTCAGGAAAACCAGACTTCGATTGAAGAGGCACAAAGCAAAAAGGGAGCTGCCAGCGAAGATCTCGGGGATTTCGATCTGGCTCCAGGGCTCGCAGAGTCCGTGCGAATGCTCCGAGATTTAAACCAACCCCCACAACTACCGGATCGATTAAGCCCCAGTCAAGCGGCGCAACTCGCCGAGTTGTTCGAGTACTTTCATGCCCGGCTGGGCGAAGTGATCGAAACGGTGCATATCCACGACAAGAAGCCCAAGATCGAGATCGATCTGGGGACTTGGCAACTCATGTTGCAAATGTATAGTCGTCTCGCAGAATTGATCCGGGGAATCGCGGATCCCGAATTTCGTTTACCTGGATAA
- a CDS encoding lysylphosphatidylglycerol synthase transmembrane domain-containing protein — protein MSSAPPREPFATKHAVGRKWFWPSLKIAILGLSVLWIVLQSRKDWHGFIEQEKNWSYLGLAFFFVLTAHLISYWRWQLLVNGLGVPISTVSAVRLGFLGTLLNQVSIGSVGGDLFKAIEAAQRAKDKKTEVVASVLVDRAVGLLGLLMVASGGMVIAPSLSPRLSAIQWIALVLSGLGLGILTLVGIFGARIPLHWLRRIPGAGHTIYRLAKACMMFHGRPRLIVEVIGSSLLVHICFTLACFLISNALFSKAPTAAEHFAAIPPAMAAATLPITPGGVGVLEIAIAGLFRELPSLPDGYSPWIMATTLRLLLICVSLIGAVYYFSGFGNRSAPM, from the coding sequence ATGAGCAGCGCCCCTCCACGGGAACCGTTCGCAACGAAGCACGCGGTAGGGCGCAAATGGTTTTGGCCCTCCTTGAAGATTGCGATTTTGGGGCTTTCGGTCCTTTGGATCGTTCTTCAGTCTCGGAAAGATTGGCACGGATTTATCGAGCAGGAAAAGAACTGGTCGTATCTGGGGCTCGCTTTTTTCTTTGTTCTAACCGCTCACTTGATCAGTTATTGGCGTTGGCAGTTGCTCGTCAACGGGCTTGGGGTTCCCATCTCCACCGTCAGTGCAGTTCGGCTTGGATTCCTCGGCACGCTCCTTAATCAAGTGAGTATTGGCTCCGTAGGTGGAGATCTATTCAAAGCGATCGAGGCAGCCCAGCGCGCGAAGGATAAGAAGACCGAAGTTGTCGCCTCGGTTTTGGTCGATCGCGCGGTCGGCCTGTTGGGGCTGTTGATGGTGGCAAGCGGAGGAATGGTCATCGCCCCCTCGCTCTCTCCGCGGCTATCTGCAATCCAGTGGATCGCCTTGGTTCTAAGCGGGTTGGGATTGGGAATCTTGACCCTGGTAGGCATTTTCGGGGCACGCATTCCACTTCACTGGCTCCGCCGAATCCCTGGGGCCGGGCATACTATCTACCGACTAGCGAAGGCTTGCATGATGTTTCATGGCAGACCGCGGTTGATCGTCGAGGTCATTGGCTCCAGCCTTCTCGTTCATATTTGTTTTACGCTCGCGTGTTTCCTTATATCGAACGCATTGTTTTCGAAAGCGCCAACGGCGGCGGAACACTTCGCAGCGATTCCACCTGCCATGGCAGCCGCCACCCTCCCGATCACTCCGGGGGGCGTAGGCGTGTTGGAGATTGCGATTGCAGGGTTGTTTCGAGAACTCCCGTCGCTTCCCGATGGTTATTCTCCTTGGATCATGGCGACGACGCTCCGGCTGCTACTTATTTGTGTGTCGTTGATCGGGGCCGTTTACTATTTCTCCGGTTTTGGCAATCGCAGTGCGCCGATGTAG
- the metK gene encoding methionine adenosyltransferase, producing the protein MASGKYIFTSESVSMGHPDKLADRISDSVLDALLAQDPMSRVACETVVTTGLALIVGEITTKAIVDYADVVRKAILDVGYDDDESGISGRTCNVMVALDKQSPDIAMGVDSSDAKDIGAGDQGLMFGYACNDTPEMMPLPIALAHRITNRLTEARFNNEVDWLRPDSKSQVSVVYDGFKPIGINNVVVSTQHAPHVSQEEIKNFVIEKVIKPCLPKELVSDSIVYHINPTGKFVVGGPHGDSGLTGRKIIVDTYGGWGRHGGGAFSGKDPTKVDRSAAYMARHVAKNIVASGVADRCEVQVAYAIGVSKPVSVRVDTQGSGKVSDEKICEVVQSFFDLTPRGIIEYLDLRRPIYSKTSSGGHFGRNEPEFTWEKTDNAAKLGAAILGK; encoded by the coding sequence GTGGCTTCGGGCAAGTATATTTTTACAAGTGAATCTGTATCGATGGGTCACCCTGACAAGTTGGCGGATCGAATTTCCGACAGCGTGTTGGACGCACTGCTCGCCCAGGACCCGATGAGCCGTGTTGCTTGCGAGACCGTCGTCACCACCGGTCTGGCTTTGATCGTCGGCGAAATTACGACCAAAGCGATTGTCGATTATGCGGACGTCGTTCGCAAAGCGATTCTCGATGTCGGTTACGACGATGACGAGTCCGGCATTTCGGGTCGGACCTGCAACGTGATGGTTGCGCTCGACAAACAAAGTCCCGACATCGCTATGGGTGTCGACTCTTCCGACGCAAAGGATATCGGCGCAGGCGACCAAGGTCTCATGTTCGGATATGCGTGCAATGACACCCCCGAAATGATGCCCCTTCCGATCGCGTTGGCCCACCGCATTACAAACCGGCTCACCGAAGCTCGATTCAACAACGAAGTCGACTGGCTTCGGCCTGATTCGAAGAGCCAAGTCTCGGTGGTATACGATGGCTTCAAGCCAATCGGTATCAACAATGTCGTCGTTTCGACCCAACACGCTCCGCATGTCTCTCAAGAAGAGATTAAGAACTTCGTCATTGAAAAGGTGATCAAGCCCTGCTTGCCAAAGGAATTGGTCTCGGACAGCATTGTTTACCACATCAATCCAACTGGCAAGTTTGTTGTGGGTGGGCCTCATGGTGACAGCGGTCTGACCGGTCGTAAGATCATCGTCGATACGTACGGAGGATGGGGACGCCACGGTGGTGGAGCGTTCAGCGGAAAGGATCCGACCAAGGTGGATCGTAGCGCTGCGTACATGGCTCGGCATGTTGCGAAGAACATCGTCGCATCAGGCGTTGCCGATCGCTGCGAAGTGCAAGTCGCGTATGCAATCGGCGTTAGCAAGCCGGTCAGCGTCCGTGTGGATACCCAAGGCTCGGGCAAGGTCTCGGACGAAAAGATTTGTGAAGTCGTTCAATCCTTCTTTGATCTGACCCCTCGCGGCATCATCGAGTACTTGGACCTTCGTCGCCCAATCTATTCGAAGACTTCTTCGGGTGGACACTTCGGTCGCAATGAGCCCGAGTTCACTTGGGAAAAGACCGACAATGCGGCGAAACTGGGTGCTGCGATCCTCGGTAAATAG
- a CDS encoding glycosyltransferase family 4 protein, with protein sequence MPNAAPEVLVTNFHRRFTGVSATADAVLCGMHRYFSTRLVGRPLPSAPQVLSLHSALLLSRRPPPNRPFSIWHVRRNLEMAIVIFARDHLRLPIRIVFTSAAQRRHSRVPRELISRMDAVVATTAQAASYVPHLASVVPHGVDTTRFYPAPDRSIAWKNLGLPGSSGIGIVGRIRHEKGTDCFVEAMCRVLTQRPDFTGVIVGRAMPSDASFEQQLKRRLEMAELKNRVLFLGEQPRDRLPEIMRSLSLLVASPRYEGYGMTPLEAMASGVPVVATDTGVYRQIIDDGKNGYVVSIDDIDGLTNAILQVTRDTDQMHRMGIYARDVATSRLSIDTEVLGYADVYERLWKGEVFP encoded by the coding sequence ATGCCAAACGCAGCTCCGGAAGTTCTCGTCACGAACTTTCACCGAAGATTTACAGGAGTATCCGCAACCGCAGACGCGGTGCTGTGCGGTATGCATCGCTACTTTTCGACGCGTCTCGTGGGGAGGCCTCTTCCATCGGCGCCGCAGGTGTTGAGCTTGCATTCGGCATTGTTGCTTTCTCGGCGTCCGCCTCCCAATCGGCCCTTCTCGATATGGCATGTGCGCCGGAATCTAGAGATGGCGATCGTGATCTTTGCGAGAGATCATTTGAGGCTCCCGATCCGCATCGTGTTTACATCTGCCGCCCAACGTCGCCATTCACGAGTGCCTCGCGAGTTGATTTCCAGGATGGATGCAGTCGTCGCGACCACAGCCCAAGCGGCGTCGTATGTCCCGCACTTGGCAAGTGTGGTTCCGCATGGAGTCGACACCACGCGTTTTTATCCTGCACCCGATCGGTCCATCGCTTGGAAGAATCTAGGACTGCCCGGCTCGTCTGGCATAGGGATAGTCGGACGCATTCGGCATGAAAAAGGGACCGACTGCTTTGTGGAGGCTATGTGCCGTGTACTGACCCAGCGCCCTGATTTTACGGGGGTGATCGTGGGGCGAGCGATGCCATCGGATGCGTCCTTTGAGCAGCAACTTAAGCGACGGTTGGAGATGGCCGAATTGAAGAATCGCGTTCTGTTTTTGGGTGAACAACCGCGGGATCGACTCCCTGAAATCATGCGATCCCTGTCGCTGCTCGTCGCGTCGCCTCGCTACGAGGGTTACGGAATGACACCATTGGAAGCGATGGCAAGCGGAGTGCCGGTCGTAGCTACCGACACCGGTGTTTACCGTCAAATCATCGACGACGGTAAGAATGGCTACGTCGTCTCGATCGACGATATCGACGGGTTGACCAACGCGATCCTCCAAGTTACCCGCGATACAGATCAGATGCACCGAATGGGCATCTACGCGCGCGACGTGGCAACCTCTCGCTTATCGATCGACACAGAAGTCTTAGGATATGCGGACGTCTACGAACGACTTTGGAAAGGTGAGGTATTCCCATGA
- a CDS encoding glycosyltransferase family 25 protein, producing MIEKTKAFVISLPRAVHRLPQVNRIVKSSTWPIEILEAVDGAALSKEEVEAVYQPRRFRPMYPFSLRRGEIGCFLSHRKAWLRILRDGLDAALILEDDIELEQPQFDGTLEFARVHAEQGDYIQLQVRETGPHPVCIERIGKDGYRRQLVQPTVVPLRTTAQLVTRDAAFHLLDATRVFDRPVDTFLQMVWETGVRMRIVEPSFVCEVSEQLGTNTIGHTSHGIHWNRLRREFLRPWYRQRIRAKSRGMAKREGERTIAPCSRAA from the coding sequence ATGATCGAAAAGACAAAGGCCTTTGTCATCTCATTACCGAGAGCTGTCCATCGCCTCCCTCAAGTCAATCGAATTGTTAAATCCTCCACTTGGCCGATCGAAATCCTCGAAGCCGTGGACGGTGCTGCGCTTTCGAAGGAGGAAGTCGAGGCGGTTTATCAACCCAGGCGTTTCCGACCTATGTATCCCTTCTCGTTACGAAGAGGGGAAATAGGGTGCTTTCTAAGTCACCGCAAAGCTTGGTTGCGAATATTGCGTGATGGTTTAGACGCAGCATTGATCTTGGAAGACGATATCGAATTGGAACAGCCACAGTTTGACGGTACGCTTGAGTTCGCCAGAGTGCATGCGGAGCAAGGGGACTATATTCAATTGCAGGTTCGTGAGACGGGCCCTCATCCAGTTTGCATCGAGCGAATTGGCAAGGATGGGTATCGACGCCAGTTGGTGCAGCCAACAGTCGTGCCACTTCGAACGACCGCTCAATTGGTCACCCGCGACGCCGCATTCCATTTGTTGGACGCCACGCGCGTATTCGATCGCCCTGTCGATACATTTTTACAGATGGTATGGGAAACAGGAGTCCGAATGCGGATCGTTGAACCCTCCTTCGTCTGCGAGGTTTCCGAACAACTTGGTACGAACACCATCGGACACACGTCACACGGTATTCATTGGAATCGATTGCGACGCGAATTCCTAAGACCCTGGTATCGCCAACGCATTCGCGCGAAATCTCGTGGTATGGCGAAGCGGGAAGGCGAGAGAACTATTGCACCTTGCTCTCGCGCAGCATGA
- a CDS encoding alpha-1,2-fucosyltransferase, whose protein sequence is MIISRLSGGLGNQMFQAAAGVALARRLNQPLLCDARPLQLDASRNLGLNSFQFDAPILPHSAELTPSHTATALPPLKRGSLSFLLWTIRNRSRVLYVREKELAYHDVLNRLSSSEPRSIYLHGFWQSQQYFAWCGDEIRRLFSFREKPSMENEPARERIRSSKSIAIHVRRGDYVTNPKNRAIYATCSLDYYRRAIAYLVEQLGQEHVQAFVFSDDPDWVQNNLDIPIPKTVIRHNTDSPVEDLRLMSCCQHHVLANSTFSWWGAWLAFHPHQLVVAPRVWYHGRPRVDDSIVPPTWVRLD, encoded by the coding sequence ATGATTATCTCTCGATTAAGCGGCGGACTGGGGAATCAGATGTTTCAAGCAGCGGCGGGCGTCGCCCTGGCTCGTCGTTTGAACCAACCTCTCCTGTGCGATGCTCGGCCCCTCCAGCTAGATGCTTCCCGAAACCTAGGGCTGAATTCATTTCAATTCGATGCACCGATCCTCCCCCATTCGGCGGAACTGACCCCCAGTCATACCGCTACCGCTTTACCACCTCTGAAACGCGGCAGCCTCTCCTTCCTGCTTTGGACAATTCGCAATCGGTCGCGTGTCCTTTATGTGCGGGAAAAGGAACTCGCCTACCACGACGTTCTGAATCGTTTGTCATCCTCGGAACCTAGATCCATTTATCTTCATGGATTCTGGCAGTCCCAGCAGTACTTCGCGTGGTGTGGGGACGAGATTCGAAGGCTCTTTAGCTTCCGCGAGAAGCCCTCGATGGAGAACGAGCCTGCTCGCGAGCGTATTCGATCAAGCAAGTCGATTGCCATTCATGTTCGCCGTGGAGACTACGTCACCAATCCGAAGAATCGTGCAATCTACGCGACTTGCTCATTAGACTACTATCGACGCGCGATCGCTTACCTCGTCGAACAATTGGGACAGGAGCATGTTCAGGCCTTTGTGTTCTCAGACGACCCTGACTGGGTCCAGAACAATCTTGATATTCCGATCCCCAAAACGGTGATTCGGCACAACACGGATTCCCCGGTCGAGGACCTGCGACTTATGTCTTGTTGCCAACATCATGTTCTGGCCAACAGTACCTTCAGTTGGTGGGGGGCATGGTTAGCGTTCCATCCACATCAACTCGTAGTCGCACCCAGAGTATGGTATCATGGCCGCCCGCGCGTCGACGACAGTATTGTTCCTCCGACTTGGGTCCGATTGGATTGA
- a CDS encoding glycosyltransferase family 10 domain-containing protein, producing MTLYTRTCPSPNVIRDHHLETFRQTIRPNVSDWLVCHEPFRERESTLIPKHRRIMLMGEPSSLARIDLRFLNQFGILVSPFHVPGFQGTTIVSQPGLPWFFGWNRSENRWLDFAQLQKMESIQKRPDISVVVSNKSFHRGHRIRLQLVRILQQRLGERLQVFGKGIREVADKRDAIAPYQYHLSLENSTEPNYWSEKLSDAYLGGAFPIYLGCTNIERWFAPESMYRIELDERLAEPKLSIALENIAERIAEWLDSDPYPRHIHALREARERVLHDHSFFAVLRDAIITLGESAGVPNLDTPDWMQPQASPKGRERWWRELTRVYHKWTTRSPRVAPSPTRD from the coding sequence ATGACGCTCTACACGAGGACATGTCCAAGTCCGAACGTGATCCGCGATCATCATCTCGAAACGTTTCGCCAAACCATCCGCCCGAACGTGAGCGATTGGTTAGTGTGCCACGAGCCATTTCGCGAGCGAGAATCAACTCTCATTCCTAAGCATCGTCGAATCATGCTGATGGGGGAACCCTCCTCGCTGGCTCGAATCGATTTGCGATTTCTCAACCAATTCGGCATTCTGGTGTCTCCTTTCCATGTACCGGGGTTTCAAGGGACAACGATCGTTTCGCAACCAGGATTGCCTTGGTTTTTCGGCTGGAACCGATCGGAAAATCGATGGCTAGATTTTGCTCAGCTTCAAAAGATGGAGTCGATACAAAAGAGACCGGATATATCGGTCGTCGTCTCCAACAAGTCGTTTCACCGGGGACATCGGATTCGACTGCAGCTGGTGAGGATCCTTCAGCAGCGACTAGGTGAGCGATTGCAAGTTTTTGGAAAGGGCATTCGAGAGGTTGCAGACAAACGGGACGCAATCGCTCCTTATCAATATCATCTCTCGCTTGAAAACAGCACCGAGCCGAATTACTGGAGTGAGAAGCTTTCGGACGCTTATTTGGGAGGGGCATTTCCTATCTATTTGGGGTGCACCAACATCGAGCGGTGGTTTGCTCCGGAATCGATGTATCGCATCGAGTTGGACGAGAGGCTGGCTGAACCCAAGCTATCGATTGCGTTAGAGAATATTGCTGAACGAATAGCGGAATGGCTCGATAGCGATCCGTACCCCAGGCACATTCATGCACTTCGCGAGGCCCGAGAGCGCGTTTTGCACGACCACTCGTTTTTCGCAGTCTTGCGAGATGCGATCATTACGCTTGGGGAATCTGCGGGAGTTCCAAATCTTGACACCCCAGACTGGATGCAACCGCAGGCGTCCCCGAAGGGACGTGAGCGGTGGTGGCGAGAGTTAACGAGGGTTTATCACAAATGGACGACTCGCAGTCCGCGAGTCGCCCCGTCGCCGACTCGGGACTAG